A region of the Oceanococcus sp. HetDA_MAG_MS8 genome:
TGTGGGATGACAATGCGGCAAGTGCCTGATCGATGCGCGTCCACAGTTGACTGTGCAGGCTGGGGTCTAGAGCTTGCCCTTCGGCGTGGCAATCGCGCAGAAGTCGGTCCAAATCCCGCAGGGCCTCGCTGAGGTCGCGAAAGCCATAACTTCCCGAAGAGCCGGCCAGCTTATGGACTTCGCGTTCATAAGCATGCAAGGCCTCGGCGTCGTTCAAGGCCAAGCCTTGTTCGCGGAGTTCCTGCAGCCTCGCTGGTAGCGCCTCGCGGTATTTGGCGATGAGTTTTTGTACGGCGGGAGAAAGAGGGCGATCAGTCATGAACAAACCTGGGCCGGATTGAAGAGGATTCGTGGCATGTGCGGCAATGGACTGGGTTCCGACTGAGGTCGCTGGACGCGGTCATAACCCTCATCAGCCACGCATGTGCCGCTTGCAACATGCAAGCCCCAAGCACGCGGGTGTGCGCTGTAGGGCAGGGTCTGCCACGGGATGCAGGGTTGGCTAAACAGGGCGGTGGGGCTGAGCCAAATAGT
Encoded here:
- a CDS encoding Hpt domain-containing protein, whose product is MTDRPLSPAVQKLIAKYREALPARLQELREQGLALNDAEALHAYEREVHKLAGSSGSYGFRDLSEALRDLDRLLRDCHAEGQALDPSLHSQLWTRIDQALAALSSH